The Drosophila innubila isolate TH190305 chromosome 2L unlocalized genomic scaffold, UK_Dinn_1.0 4_B_2L, whole genome shotgun sequence genome segment TCCTTATACCATCTAACAGTTGCCTTCGGCATTGCCTTCGATCTGCAATCTAGGATCAAGGAGTCACCCAAATTGCGCTCAATCTTCGATTTGGCATTCAGATTTGTGTACTCCCACTGCGGTGCCTTTGGATCGTGTACATATACATCGATCTCGCGACTGTCGTATTTTTCCGGATACTTAATGTATGCACGACACATGTAAGTTCCGCGATCCTCATCGGAAATTGAACGGAATTTAAGCGACTTTTTGAAGGAATATTCCGTACTATTCGTTTCCATGGTGATatctaagaaaaaaatgttatacatAGATttcgtaaaaataaattattaacaaggTAGGGTTCAAGTAATTAAAGCGTGTATTCAGCTTTTAAAACTTCTaagaaaacacaaattttagtttattgaaCTGGCATAATATTTCTCGACTCAAAATTGATAGGATAAATTTTTGGACTAAAGTATTGGAATTATatctgtaaataataaataaggaTGTCATTAGTTTACCTGGAGTTTCGCTTAATAATTCACCATTGCGATACCATTCCAAGTGACCATTAAAATGATATGCCAGCGCAGAGCAAGTGAAGGTCTCCTGGTCACCCTTCGCTATATTGTGACTCGGCTCCAGCCCCGATATGCTCATATTCTCCGATATATCGCCTATGAGTACATGTGCCTGGGCCTGGGAAGTTACTTTAATTTCGTTGATAAAATTCAGCGCCACACAGATGATAATTCCGGGTTCTTTAGGTGTAAAGATCGCCTCGTGTATAAACTCCACGCTTAATTTTCCAGGGCGAGTGCTTGTTCTATACTGTTAAAGAGGATATACCCTTGATTATTATTTGGTTTGAAGattcacatttaattttacattatcattatcatatcATTATCAGTTAAAGTTGATCTAAGCAAACCTAGTACCTTATATTCTTCCTGGACAGTTTCGGACTAGGAGAACGGCAAGAAATGTTGCGTGGAGAGATAAAGGACAATatcgaataaaaaattattattattaaaattgtaattaacgATATATAATATGAAGCATAAGGAGTAGTTTttgttagtttaaaaaatagtaatgGTAGAGCTAGTGATGTATAGTTAAAAGAAATCTTTCAAGTAGTTATATTGGAAGAGATTAAAGAGAATTAGAATATCTGGCATGCAAAAGCTTATAATGTTTGGTTACTGGCGATTTTTCAGGAAGATGTATTgtacaatatattaaaaagtttttagataaattttgAGTAATCTTTCAAATAGGTCGTTAGCTGGCGATCACCACAAATATTATGTATGTTGTGTGCAATAGATTAAAGgatattagaaaatattagaaaatacaaaaattcaatacTTACACTTAAGTTTTGCGAGGCCGACTTACAGAAGGGCCAACGAGGCTTAAGGCTACAGGGTTTGAATAGGAATGTCACCACAGCTGTGGGGAATGATTGGACGGTACAGTTAAGATGCGCCTCGCTGCCTGCCACCACATAGACATCATCCATGCTGAGAACTGGGCCTGAAATGACGCTCACATTGAAGTCCAGTTGCTTGGCATCGATGCCATTGGTTCCCTTGAGAATGAAGGTGCCACTGTGTTCTAGCTGAGCATTCAAGATTTTCAAAGTGGTGCTTGACTCAGTGGAGATTATCCTAAAGTTCTGTTCGGTCTCCCAGACCTCAATGCCGTTGGGCTTATACCACTTGAATGTGGGCTGTGGAAAGCCTTCAAAGTTGGCTGTCATCTGAATCGTTCTGTTGGCGTGCTCGTGTACCGTATAATGATTGGAGGGCTCCCACACTCTCAGATAACTTGAGTTTGGTTCTATCGAATTGTTAAGATGTTAAGTGGGTTTCATTTTGTTGAGATGTGTCAAAGATTACTTACGCAGGATGTTCATTTTGTAGGAAGAGTATTCCTTTGTCGGGGATGAATTACTAACAATGCACTTGTAGACACCTTTATCTGTAATCTTGGCATTCCTTACAGTCAACGTACTGCGACCCACCTGATGGGTGATATTCTTCACCTTCTGATCAAAAAGCGGTGTGGTGTGATTCGTCCGATTCTGGTAAAATTATCGTAGGTAATGATTAATCTCCAATTGTAGATTATCAGCTTTTTAAACCCACCTTATCCACTTTGTCGGGTATAATCCATTGCATTTCGTAGTCCACACCGTGTGGTGCAGATAACTCGCAAaccaattcaaaattttcaccCTCGTAGACGTGACCACGGGAGGTTGAGTTTATAATCGGTTTATTGAGACGATCGTTTGCTTCTGTTGTGTTTGTAGAGTGAATTTCAATATTAGATACGGTCACAACTTGAgaattgttttggtttctcAAGCGATTTTACAGATACATGCAAATGTCAGTGGGTTTACAGAGGAGTTATTTAAAGACACGGACGCATTAACTGTTATGCTTACAAATTAggttataaaataatacatttagaGATATATTagagaattatttaaattaaggttagcttgaaaattaaaacatgCACCAcgaaaccaaacaaaacaaaaccaaacacaAGCCCAAAGAAAATcaacacataaacaaaaaaaagaagagttAGGAAACAACAATAGAGTAAGGTAGGGTGCGAGGACAAGCATAACAAGACAAAGAagacaacaaccaaaacaGGGAATAGAGGGACTACCACAACACTTACGCCCTGAAGGTCCCCTTGAGGGTGAGGGCTTCATCGGGGCCAATTTCGTTGGACTTCGTTTTTCACGACGCGTCGGCGATAATGAGTAATCAGTGTCTTGGTCTTGGGAATCATTGGGATCggtatcgttatcgttatcggtATCGTTATCGGTATCGTTATCGGTATGGAATGCAACATGCCCAGCACCAGTTGTTAGTGTAACGGTATCAATTACGTTATTAGTAACATTGAGGGATTCTTCATCATCGATACCCATAACCTTTAAATCATCGTGCGTTATATTAGTTAACTTCTCGGTTTGCACCTTAGTTGATATATTGTCCAATCCTAATGCTGGTGGGAATGGTTAGCATTATTAATTAGACGGGAGGAAAACAgcaatagaaatagaaaattaaatttatagagTGAAATAATAGCGAAACATATCAAATCGGTTAGCACTCTTAACCTCACATTTAAGAAGCATTTTCTAAATGATTGGTTTAAAATCTACAGCGTGTGGAAATGTGggagtgtgtgtttttgtgtgtgtgtgtgtgtttgtgtgtctgtgtgtgtgtgtgtgtgatatttTGTGGTACAACTTTGACCCATAGCCATTGGTGCAAATCCAAATCcagtttaatgttttttttttttttttttcaaaaatggtATAAAGCAATATTTACGACACATATTGGACGGAAAATCACAAATCACAAACTTTGGGGTGCAAAAACTCACTATCAATGTGACCGTTACCAATAAAGCGCACAACAATGAGCGTGCTTTCCTCTTCATTATCCGGAGACGGGATCTTGGGTTCGCAATAATATTCACCACCATCGGTAACGCTTCTTATTTCGATAACGAAGCCGCGCTTCGGATCGTATCGACCGGCTGTCTCGCTGGAAAATGTCTACAGACAAcgcacaatatatatatatatatattttttttttaataatcagCAGATATTAGATCTTATAATAGAGAAGTGCAATAGGTATAGCTGTGTTTAAATGGATCGACTTTCTATCCTATCAATCAAACGAGAAAAACCTGAAAATTCGGATCAAAGAGATTTCACTACATAACTAGATAGTAACTATAGGAATATATTATGTGTAAGTAGGTATGCAGTATTTACATACGATATCAGATGTtgtatatgtactatatacaGTTTGGTAAGAAGAGTAAACTACTTGTGGGGTATCGAAAATACTTGAATTATAACTTGAAAacatacttttatatattacatCTATGTCCGACACATTACTTGACTCCGTTTTGCATGAGATGAAAGCGGGAATTTTGTCTACAATGAAAAATATGAATCCCACCCTTGGATCATATCTCGAACTGTTGTAGAAATTATGTTGGCTTTGGTTAAGCCTATTTGAGTATATTGTATCATTCTGCACggtgaaattaaaatagaaagtCATCATAGCGAAAATATAGAAAGGTGTCTGATTGTGATAAGCTTGCAAAAGATCTGGGAAGACCAGAAGTACTAACCTCACTGTTAAATGTCAGCAACACTTCTGTCTCGGGCATTGAGGGCTTGCAGGGTATAGTTACTTCGGTGTACTGTCGAGCATTTATTATGGGCTCCAGGAGCACTAGCAAATTCTGCGTGTCATTCACATAAACGTAGATAGTGCTGGCCTTATCGTTGTTAACCAACTCCGCCAGCGTCTCCTCCGACCACGTTTCTTCTGTCGGCATCATCGATGACTGGATGCAATAATAGGCGCCCACATTGTCCACCGTAACCGACTCCAAATTGAGCTTAATTCCATAGGGTCGCACGGGATCCTCAATGTTGTCAAACACTTCACTTATCCGGAGACCATCGTGGCTATGCCACCATACAATAGGTTCGCTGGCCTCGCAACGCAGCATATAATTGGTGTGAACTTCCAGTTTAATTGAATCCTTGCAGGGCGTTATCAGCGGTACATCCTTTTCTCCACCACAATTGACAGGTATATCATTGTCCTCCAGTTGGCGTCGCTGGCGAGGCACTATagatatcaaaattaataagcaGACAGATTAAAATCACATTTACCAAAGGTTTATAGAAACGAATTTAAGCTAAATAATTCGCATGGCTTACACTTGTAATACTTTTAAACTAGATCAAACAGAAGGGTATTTAATTGTAGGACGTATCTGCTACTATTTATTTCAAGGTCAAtccattttcaatatttcaaaaaaaaaaaaaaaaggttttcccTCTTTTCCCATTGTGCATCATGTGGCGCTATCGTAAATAATGCACTTAAGTGATTTGGCTTAATTGCCCCCTTGGCCACACTGGCTCCATCTCCATTGATTAGCGTTCAACGTCCAACGTCAGCCTGAggctctgcctctgcctccaTCTCAGGCTCACTGTGAAACTACGCTAATGGCTTCAACTACGTCTAGTGCTAGGGCTTTGGCTCCGGCGTGGCGTCCAGTTTTGTTGCTCTCCTTGTTTACTGGCGATAACGGAAGGCAAATGCTGCTAAAATGCTGATAGCATAATGCTCTTGGATCTGCTTGACTTTTCTACTAGCACATATTTCTCGACAATTGTAAATACTTATATGTAACATTTATAAGCACACAAGTCGAGGAATGTGCAATAGATCTATATACAAGCATTGAGATGGCGCatactaaattaaatactcGACATTTTAATGGGCTTATGGTATTCTTGTGGTTTGACTATTTTCTTTGAACAGTCGACGACATTCACTGGCAGTCCCGAAATCGCTGCTTATCAAACGACGCGACGTTCGAAGTTCACTTTAATTGTGTCTAGCGATTCACTTAACACTGCCTAAGGAAACTGAGAGATTGGGAGATGAGGCGATCGAGCGTGGACAATAAATAATACGAGctgtctctgtgtgtttgACAGGAAACAAAGGTCTGGATCGCATAAATActcatataataaatacaatatataagcTATAACTCGTCTATAAAGGCACATgatatatatgatataagtatattttaattgtgcgAATTGGTTGAGCTAAGCGTGCCATGGTCATAATTGAGATCATTTTAAATACCCTATATTTAAAGAGGAAAGGAAGGTAACATAAGCTTGTCTATTTCAAAAATGTCTATTaagaatcaaaaaagtttAGATTTGCCAATCACATTATAGTCCCCAATGTCTATAGAGAGGAACTTTCTTGTCAGTCTATTCAATACCAAACTGCATATAGAGTATCGCTGGTTAAATTACTGCTGTTCAACTTTTCtgccattttgtttattttttgctgaTATGTTtctgaataattttttaactttatcaaTTCTGAGAAATTTcttaagcattttttattgaaaggaGAACAAACAAAcccataattataattatcaaacaaaaaaagaatttaaatatagagtcattatcttttaaaagaaatttcaagaaaggaaataaaatattttaatctaattatttgaatacaaaACCGTTACTTACATGAGTTAATCACGTCCAAATTTGAGATCGAAATGAGAAACAGCAGTAAATTGAGTAACTTgaacattttgataaatatataaatatatttgtttgatttgtatGGCTTGAATGGGTTTAGTTTTGCAAGACTTGCGCCATAGTTTGAGAATCACTTAATACGAGTATGTCTGCGGTTTCGTTAGATGCActgaaagaaataattaatatatttttcttttaattgagGTTTTTACAGTaatatagttattattatttacttattctcatatttatttttttttttttgaacacacacactttataAGCTTGGGCTTTTCCAGTCAAGCTTTACCCGTAATCTTCAAAAGGCAACTGAATTCTTCATCTTAAGCGAGCGCTTTGCG includes the following:
- the LOC117794506 gene encoding LOW QUALITY PROTEIN: vascular endothelial growth factor receptor 1 (The sequence of the model RefSeq protein was modified relative to this genomic sequence to represent the inferred CDS: inserted 2 bases in 1 codon), whose translation is MFKLLNLLLFLISISNLDVINSLPRQRRQLEDNDIPVNCGGEKDVPLITPCKDSIKLEVHTNYMLRCEASEPIVWWHSHDGLRISEVFDNIEDPVRPYGIKLNLESVTVDNVGAYYCIQSSMMPTEETWSEETLAELVNNDKASTIYVYVNDTQNLLVLLEPIINARQYTEVTIPCKPSMPETEVLLTFNSETFSSETAGRYDPKRGFVIEIRSVTDGGEYYCEPKIPSPDNEEESTLIVVRFIGNGHIDTLGLDNISTKVQTEKLTNITHDDLKVMGIDDEESLNVTNNVIDTVTLTTGAGHVAFHTDNDTDNDTDNDNDTDPNDSQDQDTDYSLSPTRREKRSPTKLAPMKPSPSRGPSGQANDRLNKPIINSTSRGHVYEGENFELVCELSAPHGVDYEMQWIIPDKVDKNRTNHTTPLFDQKVKNITHQVGRSTLTVRNAKITDKGVYKCIVSNSSPTKEYSSYKMNILQPNSSYLRVWEPSNHYTVHEHANRTIQMTANFEGFPQPTFKWYKPNGIEVWETEQNFRIISTESSTTLKILNAQLEHSGTFILKGTNGIDAKQLDFNVSVISGPVLSMDDVYVVAGSEAHLNCTVQSFPTAVVTFLFKPCSLKPRWPFCKSASQNLSSETVQEEYKYRTSTRPGKLSVEFIHEAIFTPKEPGIIICVALNFINEIKVTSQAQAHVLIGDISENMSISGLEPSHNIAKGDQETFTCSALAYHFNGHLEWYRNGELLSETPDITMETNSTEYSFKKSLKFRSISDEDRGTYMCRAYIKYPEKYDSREIDVYVHDPKAPQWEYTNLNAKSKIERNLGDSLILDCRSKAMPKATVRWYKDEVELHETNRTHILDGQTRLRIPHLYPTDDGIFRCVVENRLGSIENSVTVVIANLPGVSKFWIWMGAIFFIALIALCVFLAIRYREERKHHLALKAAGLANFEEGAVEHINPALSLDEQAELLPYNREFEFPRDKLKLGKQLGAGAFGVVLKGEAQGIRSDEPVSTVAVKMVKRTADAEVVRALVSELKIMVHLGQHLNVVNLLGAVTKNIAKRELMVIVEYCRYGNIQNFLLRNRKCFINQINPINDRIDVTITTQRISDNFDLHRDVINGGGGGVGVLKYANVGYPNHPYINHMNSVNNNYTQNHRRNSDNDPRSGTRAGRTTSGSCSYDRQMDTCATEATVMTTVPEDDNHIMSNNSIQPAWRSNYKTDSTEAMSVTTTELVSWAFQVARGMDYLSSKKVLHGDLAARNILLCEGNVVKICDFGLARSMYRGDNYKKSESGKLPIKWLALESLSDHVFSTYSDVWSFGIVLWELFSLSKVPYPGIDPNQELFNKLNDGYRMEKPPYANQELYEIMLECWRKSPESRPLFNVLEKRFAHMLGEDTANHYLDLNDPYMRSNTEYMKNRPTDYLSLMGSPDEFAPAAPRYVNGHIVPDINTHNIGQHSPTLANNMDSSAXKPMRRKNGITTVDAADQAPEEIPMLHRASTSDGEQSPEQARRFPQALKQQYVTPTPSPRHHIETNLNGDSDNYVNVKPPRKSLVNKSAAGASSTDAFSNPSYQPLKVVNEKEERRY